In Canis lupus familiaris isolate Mischka breed German Shepherd chromosome 23, alternate assembly UU_Cfam_GSD_1.0, whole genome shotgun sequence, the following are encoded in one genomic region:
- the LOC102155658 gene encoding ubiquitin-conjugating enzyme E2 L3-like codes for MKELEETRKRGMKNFRNIQGDEANLLTWQGLTVPDNPPYDKGAFRIEINFPAEYPFKPPKITFKTKIYHPNIDEKGQVCLPVISAENWKPAPKTDQAIQSLRALVNDPQPEYPLRADVAEE; via the coding sequence ATGAAGGAGCTTGAAGAAACCCGCAAACGTGGAATGAAAAACTTCCGTAACATCCAGGGTGATGAGGCTAATTTATTGACTTGGCAAGGGCTTACTGTTCCTGACAACCCTCCATATGATAAGGGGGCCTTCAGAATCGAAATCAACTTTCCAGCAGAGTACCCATTCAAACCACCGAAGAtcacatttaaaacaaagatctATCACCCGAACATTGATGAAAAGGGGCAGGTCTGTCTGCCAGTAATTAGTGCTGAAAACTGGAAGCCAGCACCCAAAACCGACCAAGCAATCCAGTCCCTCAGAGCACTGGTGAATGACCCCCAGCCTGAGTACCCACTTCGGGCCGACGTGGCTGAAGAATAA